AAGCTTTCAGCTGCGCCTTCTGTTCCGGAGATTCAGTTATCGCAGTACCAACCTGCATTGGAGAAGCTTACTACACTGAGGGTGCTGCAGCAGGTCCTATGCTATGACCCACCAGCGATAATATATGCACTTTTCTTTGTTGCGAATATGTATTCACTTTATCATAAAACATGTTTCTCAACTCTCTTTTAATCCTTTTCAGGCATCTCGTGTTTTCCAGTCCATGAGAATTGATACACTCTCTAGAATGATCCCCTTCTTTGATTTCAATGTCGTGGAGAAGATCGCTGTTGATGCCGTCAAGCACAATTTTGTTGCTATGAAAGTTGACCATTTGTCTGGAGCTGTTCGTTTCAGCAACACAGAGATAGAATCTGATGTGTTTGGTGCTAGTCACCTTATTGGTGTCCTCGCTGATTCCCTAAACAAAGCTGTGCATAAGCCATCCGAAGTCGGTGAAGACTCGATTAGTCTTGCTGGAGTGGTGGAGAAAGAACATCAAAGGCTTCTCGCAAGGAAATCATTCATTGAAAAACGTAAGGAAGACTATGAGCGTCAGATATTGGAAAAGGAAAAAGCAGAGGAGGCAAAGAGATTGAGCATTCAGAAGAAATCCGCAGACGAAGAAAGGGAGAGGCTTTTGAAGGAACGGAGGCTCAGGGAGCAGCAGAGGATCCGTCAGGAAATAGAGGACAGAGCGCAGAGAGAAATAggaaaaacagaacaaaaagtaACAAAACAAGGCGCCATGGAGCTTGTATCGCGTTACCTAGCTTATAAAATGTCGCGTCAGGGGATGGAGAAGAAGCTGGAGAAGCTAGCAAAGAGAATGGATCACTTGGAGAGGGCAAGACGGCAGGAGGAAGCGCCACTGATCGAGGAGGCCTTCCGAAAACGCGTCGAGGAAGAGAAGCTCCTCCACGAGCAGGAGCAGCTGAGAGAGACTGAGCTCAGCGAGCAACGCCACGCGGGTGACTTGCTGGAGAAGAAGAGGCTCTCTCGATTGTTGGACCATAAGAATGCTTTCCAGGAAAGAGTTGTCCAACGCCGAGAAGCCGAGTTTCTTAGCCTGACGAAAGAGAGGGAGGAAAGGATCAACCAGTTGATCTCGTCAAGAAAACGTGAACGGGAGACTGCTCGGAAACTGACGTATTATCTGAAGATGGAGGAACGGCGGATCCAAAGGGCACGTGAGGAAGAGGAACAGCGGATCCAAAGGGCGCGCGAGGAAGAGGAACAGCGGATCCAAAGGGCGCGTGAGGAAGAGGAGCAACGtgaagaggaagagaggaagaggagggaagaagCTCCTCCTGCAAGCAGTAATCAACCCTGGCGTCGTAGATCAGGGCCACTGGCAAACTCTTCTTCGTCCGGCAGCTGGAGGCACTGAAGCTGCCTGCTGCCCTGAAAGTTTAGAAGCATGGACTTGTTCTAGCTAGGCTCTCCTTTGCAACTTTGCACCATTAATTTCGAGGTCACGTTTGATCTTTTGAGTCACACTACTTCATACTACTTACATTACAGTCTATGCTGTTAGTATTAATTATGTGAGTAAAACCAAAGATTTGCATGTGTGAGTTTTGCTGTCGAATGGAGATTCGAGATATCTGAGTTCGGCGTTGGTCATCAACTCTAGAGATGGATGCTGAGGGGGCCGTGGCCCCCCAGCCCAAACAATTTTCATACTACTATACGTACTACTGGCCCCTGCAGACAGTTCGGCGGCTTAGACTTGTTAGAGTTAACCACGATGTGCTATTCCAGTCCGGCACGGTTTGGAATCAATCACCAACTAGGTTAGGTGTAGCTAGACTTGGACTAGTATAAATAAACAATGTAATCTACCCCTTGTAATTGTAACCCAGATCAAAGCAATAAAAAAATCTCAGGAACGACACGCTCCTGTTGCTATAACCCATCGAGTCTTCTGTGTCGCGTGCGCGTGTCTTGGTTGCGTCGTATACGAGCGTCCGGCGGCGGAATACATCAAGCAGCTAGCCAGGCTAGCTACCTTTGTTCGtctgttcaccaagatcaatcaactTGCTTGGACAGCTAGTTTGTACGTGGACGCGCGTGTATCTTGGCCAACGGTCGACTAATCGTGTTGTGCAAGTACGTCGGAAATTACTCAACGTACGGGGTCTGTGCCAACAAGACTTAGTTAGGCTCGTCTTCACGCACAATGTACCAACGAAcgagtaggaaaaggggcttttaccc
This window of the Triticum aestivum cultivar Chinese Spring chromosome 5D, IWGSC CS RefSeq v2.1, whole genome shotgun sequence genome carries:
- the LOC123120226 gene encoding eukaryotic translation initiation factor 3 subunit A, whose amino-acid sequence is IFARPESALKRVEELIHVGQKQAALEALHDLITSRRCRSWQKPLEQAMMRYVELCVDLRKGRFAKDGLIQYSRIVCQQQLNNVSSLEEVVKHFMQLSSKKAEEAAMDHQAQAPDVHDLEAPEDLMLSYVSGKDRSDSDTPWLKFLWETYRTVLEVLRNNSKLEALYAMVAHKAFQFCKQYKRSTEFRRLCEMVRNHLANLNRSYRDRPDLTAPESCQLYLDTRVEQLKVAAELSLSQEAFRSVEDIHGLMSMVQRTPKPSVLAVYYAKLTEIFWTSESHYLYHAYAWLELFNLHRSHNKNLTRKDLQLLASSALLAALSVTPYYDHESGLSHLELENEKERSSRMANLLNFSFDSKRENREQVSRASLLSELAASGVVSCASQEVQDLYNLMEHEFLPLDLASKVQPLLSKISTVGGKLSAAPSVPEIQLSQYQPALEKLTTLRVLQQASRVFQSMRIDTLSRMIPFFDFNVVEKIAVDAVKHNFVAMKVDHLSGAVRFSNTEIESDVFGASHLIGVLADSLNKAVHKPSEVGEDSISLAGVVEKEHQRLLARKSFIEKRKEDYERQILEKEKAEEAKRLSIQKKSADEERERLLKERRLREQQRIRQEIEDRAQREIGKTEQKVTKQGAMELVSRYLAYKMSRQGMEKKLEKLAKRMDHLERARRQEEAPLIEEAFRKRVEEEKLLHEQEQLRETELSEQRHAGDLLEKKRLSRLLDHKNAFQERVVQRREAEFLSLTKEREERINQLISSRKRERETARKLTYYLKMEERRIQRAREEEEQRIQRAREEEEQRIQRAREEEEQREEEERKRREEAPPASSNQPWRRRSGPLANSSSSGSWRH